Proteins encoded in a region of the Aliivibrio fischeri ATCC 7744 = JCM 18803 = DSM 507 genome:
- a CDS encoding YcbX family protein, translating into MSKTISTLSQINIFPVKSIAGVSQSSAYVEKQGLQCDRRFMVTDPNGKMITARTHPQMVKISAIIEPDGLILCYPGLIDLHLTFNELEMKQTEAKVWNDSFSAYSTNQEANQWFSSILSIDAQLLYTGEQSNRIREKIQTNVSFADGYPLLVISEASLAELNKRSTSHHTMSQFRTNLVISGDDAFIEDSWKRIRIGEVEFEIIKPCQRCILTTVNPRTAQYHPDKEPLKTFSTFRADESGNVYFGQNLIAKNEGTIKLGDKIEVLESKEKEFYLDSSSETQEKKATPHTNEKSDTPEEVTISLNGHLFTGNTEQPLLMQVEEAGLSINNSCRAGLCGACRVTLESGEVEQEDSPALNQKLKEAGMILACCSVPKTDVEIVD; encoded by the coding sequence GTGAGCAAAACAATTTCAACTTTATCTCAAATTAATATTTTCCCTGTTAAATCAATTGCTGGTGTATCTCAATCTAGCGCTTATGTTGAAAAGCAAGGATTACAGTGTGACCGTCGCTTTATGGTTACCGATCCTAATGGCAAAATGATCACCGCTCGCACTCACCCTCAAATGGTTAAAATTAGTGCGATCATTGAACCTGATGGTCTAATTCTTTGTTATCCAGGATTAATTGATCTGCATCTCACTTTCAATGAATTAGAGATGAAGCAGACAGAAGCAAAAGTATGGAATGACTCTTTTTCTGCCTACTCAACGAATCAAGAAGCTAATCAATGGTTCTCTTCCATTTTATCAATAGATGCGCAATTACTTTATACTGGTGAGCAATCAAATCGTATCCGTGAAAAAATCCAAACAAACGTGAGCTTTGCCGATGGTTATCCATTGCTTGTCATTAGCGAAGCCTCTCTTGCAGAGCTAAATAAGCGCAGCACTAGCCACCATACAATGTCGCAATTTCGCACAAATTTAGTGATTTCTGGTGATGATGCTTTTATTGAAGATTCTTGGAAGCGTATTCGCATTGGTGAAGTAGAATTTGAAATCATAAAGCCTTGCCAACGTTGCATTTTAACGACAGTAAATCCAAGAACAGCACAATATCACCCAGACAAAGAACCGTTAAAAACGTTCTCAACTTTCCGAGCAGATGAGAGTGGCAATGTGTATTTTGGGCAAAACCTCATTGCCAAAAATGAAGGTACAATTAAGCTAGGTGATAAGATTGAAGTATTAGAAAGTAAAGAAAAAGAGTTTTACCTTGATTCTAGCTCTGAAACACAAGAGAAAAAAGCAACCCCACACACAAATGAAAAATCTGATACTCCAGAAGAAGTCACTATCAGCTTAAATGGTCACTTATTCACGGGTAATACGGAGCAACCGCTTCTTATGCAAGTCGAAGAGGCAGGATTAAGCATAAATAATAGCTGTCGTGCCGGTTTATGTGGTGCTTGTCGAGTAACATTAGAATCAGGAGAGGTTGAGCAAGAAGATTCCCCAGCTCTTAATCAAAAATTAAAAGAGGCAGGAATGATACTGGCTTGTTGCTCTGTTCCTAAAACAGATGTTGAAATAGTTGATTAA
- a CDS encoding RNA-binding S4 domain-containing protein: MSDQEEFEVEAIGVEVNVQPIELYKVLKIANVVSGGGEAKHVIGEGYVGVNGELEQRKRRKMYDGDVIEFNEEYYVVICDTPVGELPEIEEKPQPTQIEPEYSAPKTKKAKKKKQKPEQPTTVDPESGRRSINFF, encoded by the coding sequence ATGTCAGATCAAGAAGAATTTGAAGTTGAAGCCATTGGTGTTGAAGTAAACGTTCAACCTATCGAGCTATATAAAGTCCTAAAAATTGCTAACGTTGTTAGTGGTGGTGGTGAAGCTAAACATGTTATTGGCGAAGGCTATGTTGGTGTAAATGGTGAGTTAGAGCAACGTAAACGTCGAAAAATGTATGATGGAGATGTCATTGAATTTAATGAAGAATACTACGTTGTAATTTGCGATACTCCTGTTGGTGAGTTACCTGAAATTGAAGAAAAGCCTCAACCAACTCAAATCGAACCTGAATATTCAGCACCAAAGACCAAAAAAGCTAAGAAGAAAAAACAAAAACCAGAACAACCAACCACGGTTGATCCAGAGAGTGGTCGTCGCTCAATTAACTTCTTCTAA
- a CDS encoding DMT family transporter codes for MGWLFLLLAVASEALSHVALKATDGLSHLVPNVIVITGHLGAFYFLSQAMKTLPVGIAHASWAGLAIIAVTLISSAFYHQHLDNKIWLGIGFISIGIAIINLSSTPHVH; via the coding sequence ATGGGATGGCTTTTTCTTCTTCTTGCAGTTGCTTCAGAAGCACTTTCACACGTTGCACTTAAAGCAACCGATGGTCTTTCACACCTAGTTCCAAACGTCATTGTAATTACTGGTCATCTAGGTGCTTTTTATTTTCTTAGTCAAGCAATGAAGACATTACCGGTAGGAATTGCTCACGCATCATGGGCTGGACTGGCTATCATAGCGGTAACACTGATTTCAAGTGCATTTTATCACCAACATTTAGACAATAAAATTTGGCTAGGTATTGGATTTATCAGCATTGGCATTGCAATAATTAACCTGTCATCTACACCTCACGTACACTAA
- a CDS encoding NAD(P)H-dependent oxidoreductase, which produces MTSPAKKVLILFAHPSQHRSEVNVALIKQAQKIEHVTVVDLYHDYPKFNIDIDKEQKQLLDHDIVIFQFPLYWYSTPAILKEWQDMVLEYGFAYGSDGNALKGKTFLCAITAGGKEEAYQTNGYNQFTIRELLHPLEQMASLTNMEYIAPLVLFGARTALEDDRIERHTERFKILLSALVEDRVDTEIAKTLPKLNHSFDKFIKE; this is translated from the coding sequence ATGACAAGCCCGGCTAAAAAAGTACTCATTTTATTCGCTCATCCTTCTCAACATCGCTCTGAAGTTAATGTTGCATTAATTAAGCAGGCTCAAAAAATTGAACATGTCACTGTTGTCGATTTGTACCATGATTATCCAAAATTCAATATTGATATCGATAAAGAACAAAAACAGCTTTTAGATCATGATATTGTTATCTTTCAATTCCCACTTTATTGGTACTCAACACCTGCTATTTTAAAAGAATGGCAAGATATGGTTTTAGAATACGGCTTTGCTTATGGTTCAGACGGAAACGCACTAAAAGGAAAAACCTTTCTATGCGCCATCACCGCTGGTGGTAAAGAAGAAGCCTATCAAACTAATGGATATAATCAATTTACTATCCGTGAGCTTTTACACCCACTTGAGCAGATGGCCTCGCTAACCAATATGGAATATATTGCTCCATTAGTTTTATTTGGCGCTAGAACCGCGTTAGAAGATGATCGCATTGAGAGACACACAGAGCGTTTTAAAATTTTACTATCCGCTTTAGTTGAAGATCGCGTCGATACTGAAATAGCAAAAACGTTGCCTAAACTAAATCACTCATTTGATAAATTTATTAAGGAATAA
- a CDS encoding monovalent cation:proton antiporter-2 (CPA2) family protein, producing the protein MTGYFLQAFIYLVAAVIAVPIAKRLGLGSVLGYLIAGVVIGPIIGLVGEETTTIQHFAEFGVVMMLFLVGLELEPKMLWNMRNRLMGLGGLQVVGTTAAVMGLAMFFGQSWTIALTIGLIFALSSTAIVLQTFNEKGLAKTEGGQNAFSVLLFQDIAVIPMLAFIPLLALPELVEKAQLAAATASEHHEELSLVAGLPGWAYGLVITASIALVVVGGHYLSRPLFRFVASSGLREIFTATALMLVIGIAALMSLVGLSPALGTFLAGVVLANSEFRHELESNIDPFKGLLLGLFFITVGAGIDFGILFDDFFLIIGLTIGVMVLKAAVLYILALIFKIKNSNRWLFTLSLAQAGEFGFVLLSFTVQNHVLPQEVAQPLSLVVALSMFFTPGLFILFDKVILPKFEQQSNERETDTIEEKGTVIIAGGGRFGQVVNRFLVSNHVNTVVLDHQADQVDSLRKVNTKSYFGDATRPDLLHTAGIEHAAMLVVAIDNQESSIELVKYVKHTYPNVKILARAFDRGHSYMLRCAGADFIESETTRSALEMGAEAMRNLGQHPFHVEQQKIAYKKVENQSSDKLYQAWLDDSEGERFDNNYRKLFIELEGTIKHAMSKDRSDKHNQSERAWTPPPKGYTDYIDE; encoded by the coding sequence ATGACTGGATATTTTTTACAAGCTTTTATCTACCTTGTTGCTGCTGTTATTGCGGTTCCAATCGCTAAACGTCTAGGGCTAGGCTCTGTTCTTGGTTATTTAATTGCAGGGGTGGTTATAGGACCTATCATTGGTCTTGTTGGTGAAGAAACAACGACCATTCAACACTTTGCTGAATTTGGCGTTGTTATGATGCTATTTCTTGTCGGCTTAGAACTTGAACCTAAAATGCTATGGAATATGCGTAACCGTCTAATGGGATTAGGAGGACTGCAAGTTGTCGGCACTACTGCTGCTGTAATGGGTCTTGCTATGTTCTTCGGTCAATCATGGACTATTGCGCTAACCATTGGCCTAATCTTTGCCCTATCATCCACTGCGATAGTATTGCAAACATTCAATGAAAAAGGGTTAGCCAAAACAGAAGGCGGACAAAATGCTTTCTCTGTATTACTTTTTCAAGATATTGCAGTGATCCCAATGTTGGCTTTTATTCCACTATTAGCTTTACCTGAATTAGTAGAAAAAGCGCAATTGGCAGCAGCAACCGCGTCTGAGCATCATGAAGAATTAAGCCTCGTTGCAGGCCTTCCTGGTTGGGCATATGGACTAGTGATTACCGCATCCATTGCATTAGTTGTCGTTGGTGGCCATTATTTAAGTCGCCCTCTATTTCGCTTTGTCGCAAGCTCAGGCCTTAGAGAAATATTTACCGCTACAGCTTTAATGCTTGTTATTGGTATTGCTGCTTTAATGAGTTTAGTTGGCTTATCTCCTGCTCTAGGCACCTTCCTAGCTGGTGTAGTATTAGCAAACTCAGAATTTAGACACGAGCTCGAATCTAACATAGACCCATTTAAAGGGCTTTTATTAGGATTGTTCTTCATTACCGTAGGTGCGGGGATCGATTTTGGTATTCTATTTGATGATTTTTTCCTTATCATCGGTTTAACAATCGGTGTCATGGTATTAAAGGCCGCTGTTCTATATATATTGGCTTTGATCTTCAAAATCAAAAACAGTAACCGTTGGCTATTTACACTTAGCCTAGCGCAAGCTGGGGAATTTGGGTTTGTTTTATTAAGCTTTACTGTTCAGAATCACGTTTTACCACAAGAAGTCGCTCAACCGTTATCACTGGTTGTTGCACTTTCAATGTTCTTCACTCCTGGTTTGTTTATCTTGTTTGATAAAGTGATTCTTCCAAAATTTGAGCAGCAATCCAACGAAAGAGAAACTGATACGATTGAAGAAAAAGGGACGGTAATTATTGCTGGTGGTGGTCGATTCGGCCAAGTCGTCAACCGTTTCTTAGTATCTAACCATGTAAATACCGTTGTACTCGATCATCAAGCTGATCAAGTCGATTCTTTAAGAAAAGTAAATACCAAAAGTTATTTTGGAGATGCAACACGACCCGATCTTCTTCATACAGCCGGCATTGAACACGCCGCAATGCTCGTTGTAGCTATTGATAACCAAGAAAGCAGCATAGAATTGGTTAAATACGTAAAACACACATACCCTAACGTAAAAATTCTTGCTCGTGCATTTGATAGAGGTCACTCATATATGCTCCGTTGTGCTGGTGCTGATTTCATTGAATCAGAAACAACCCGCTCAGCACTTGAAATGGGAGCAGAAGCTATGCGTAATTTAGGTCAACATCCATTCCATGTTGAACAACAAAAAATAGCATATAAAAAAGTAGAGAATCAAAGTTCAGATAAACTCTATCAAGCGTGGCTAGATGATTCTGAAGGTGAACGCTTTGATAACAACTATCGTAAACTTTTTATTGAACTAGAAGGGACAATCAAACATGCAATGAGCAAAGATCGCTCAGATAAACACAACCAATCAGAACGAGCATGGACTCCCCCACCTAAAGGCTACACTGATTATATTGATGAATAA
- a CDS encoding winged helix-turn-helix domain-containing protein, which translates to MLKNNLIRFKDITFNPKTNQINKNDCTIKLTHSESKILKLLLTSPNKVFSKDDIFTYVWEGTASNIGVVPQTISVLRKKLHYNEIYLIETVKKKGYKADVNGTFFEKRKINKNHVLLSVAIIISFCLFLLVFEKHISNAKNNNDIKLEELMPNVFQTSDSLPFIFDPTVLRSNTTYYINRQSNNLNISTCRQIGTQCDLTYNRIIFLQNNESNTVITQYIQDVKFTETMYKDELNTNPIRFNYAARIGVKSENDNYYSGQIIANYSLKQRNNKYVYNKVSIVIDETGFAGQCSYTREPEKPFLECNEGDCTSYVGSISDPKKAVAYKNLFQYPSTGLNILLFPIDEDVSLFYNTESGLSYLVYQYN; encoded by the coding sequence ATGCTCAAAAACAATCTTATACGATTTAAAGATATAACGTTTAACCCAAAAACAAACCAAATAAATAAAAACGATTGCACGATAAAGCTGACTCATAGTGAATCAAAAATTTTAAAGTTACTTTTAACCTCACCAAATAAAGTTTTCTCAAAAGATGATATTTTTACTTATGTTTGGGAAGGAACAGCAAGCAATATAGGTGTTGTACCACAGACGATTTCAGTTTTACGCAAAAAATTACATTATAATGAAATCTATCTAATTGAAACAGTTAAGAAAAAAGGATACAAAGCAGATGTAAATGGTACTTTTTTCGAAAAAAGAAAGATAAATAAGAATCATGTGCTTTTATCGGTTGCTATTATTATCTCTTTTTGTTTATTTCTGCTCGTTTTTGAGAAGCATATATCAAATGCAAAAAACAATAATGACATAAAATTAGAAGAGTTAATGCCAAATGTATTTCAAACAAGTGATTCGTTACCATTTATTTTTGATCCGACCGTTTTAAGAAGTAACACAACTTATTACATTAACCGACAATCAAATAACTTAAACATATCTACTTGTCGACAAATTGGTACACAGTGTGATTTAACATACAATAGAATTATATTCTTACAAAACAATGAATCAAATACAGTTATTACTCAATATATTCAAGATGTTAAGTTCACAGAAACAATGTATAAAGATGAGTTAAATACAAATCCTATTCGATTTAATTATGCAGCCCGAATAGGCGTTAAAAGTGAAAATGATAATTATTACAGTGGACAAATAATTGCCAATTACAGCTTAAAGCAAAGAAATAATAAATACGTTTATAACAAAGTATCCATTGTTATTGATGAAACTGGATTTGCAGGACAATGCTCATACACTAGGGAACCAGAAAAGCCTTTCCTTGAATGTAATGAAGGTGACTGTACAAGCTATGTTGGATCTATATCTGATCCTAAAAAAGCGGTTGCGTATAAAAATTTATTTCAATACCCATCAACAGGGTTGAATATTTTACTGTTTCCGATCGATGAAGATGTATCCTTATTTTACAATACAGAATCAGGATTATCTTACTTAGTTTATCAGTATAACTAA
- a CDS encoding DUF3612 domain-containing protein, translating to MRQSKSIIRQSHFLGTKIRNLRKRNHLTMEDLSTRCIRVDPENSPSVSYLSMIERGKRVPSADMLEVIATVFQKDSSWFLDNEPEPQAITPDKGRKGGISGMVLEPSFLFSNDILQIAIPEMLNQTGVTGRQFAHLLIRAHQENNQNHFPDLERAAEEVGLKQLPLSVEQMMDMALKHGLVLKWVKETPKAVVDEFGVNGKELLTSFFEPPCTVYLNEMLKQHPTRLKYDLAVYIGHCVLHNKEGLKSSLSVGSHRVFDEEVHHTDSALNAQDILHAWRDFESSFFAGALLCPKVPFRQLLDRYGYEVDAHRLAGVSPSVAMRRMTVVSPYPHWHYFDAYAPGKLKAVYRGNGIPLPWGNMKQVNDPCQHWAVFRRLTEPKEGSSAQISILNVGQEPRIYCCESVNMTDPAGNNRVLCAGVDLNPAIEAQGKDAVALARDLQKACVKNGGESSISKNIKRELISVAKILNINWIERGVESDAKVICSRGAVCPRKPTCYK from the coding sequence ATGCGACAGTCAAAAAGTATTATTAGACAGAGCCATTTTCTTGGAACAAAAATTCGTAATCTGAGAAAACGTAATCACTTAACGATGGAAGATCTTTCCACTCGGTGTATTCGAGTGGATCCTGAAAACTCGCCATCAGTCTCATACCTTTCTATGATCGAAAGAGGAAAGCGTGTTCCGAGTGCTGATATGCTGGAAGTGATTGCAACCGTATTTCAAAAAGATAGTAGTTGGTTTTTAGATAATGAACCCGAGCCACAAGCGATAACACCTGATAAAGGAAGAAAAGGTGGGATTAGTGGAATGGTTCTTGAACCAAGTTTCCTTTTCTCTAATGATATTCTCCAAATTGCGATTCCAGAAATGCTTAATCAAACGGGGGTAACAGGAAGGCAATTTGCTCATCTTCTTATACGTGCACACCAAGAAAATAACCAAAATCATTTCCCAGATCTAGAACGAGCAGCAGAGGAGGTAGGTTTAAAGCAATTGCCTCTTAGTGTTGAGCAAATGATGGATATGGCATTAAAACATGGATTAGTTTTAAAGTGGGTGAAAGAAACACCAAAGGCCGTTGTGGATGAATTTGGCGTTAATGGAAAAGAACTGCTGACTTCTTTTTTTGAACCCCCTTGTACAGTTTATTTAAATGAGATGCTAAAACAGCATCCAACAAGACTGAAATATGATTTAGCCGTTTATATTGGTCATTGCGTTTTACACAATAAAGAAGGATTAAAAAGCTCGTTATCTGTAGGAAGTCACCGAGTGTTTGATGAAGAAGTCCATCACACTGACAGTGCTTTGAATGCACAAGATATACTGCATGCGTGGCGTGATTTTGAATCAAGCTTTTTTGCTGGAGCTCTATTATGCCCCAAAGTACCATTTAGACAATTACTTGACCGTTATGGGTATGAAGTTGACGCCCATCGTTTAGCTGGTGTTTCTCCTTCCGTTGCCATGCGAAGAATGACGGTTGTTTCGCCTTATCCTCATTGGCATTACTTTGATGCTTATGCTCCTGGAAAGCTTAAGGCTGTGTATAGAGGTAATGGGATCCCTCTGCCATGGGGTAACATGAAGCAGGTTAATGATCCATGCCAGCATTGGGCGGTATTCAGACGATTAACTGAACCTAAAGAGGGCAGTTCTGCTCAAATATCTATTTTAAATGTAGGTCAAGAACCACGAATATATTGCTGTGAATCCGTAAACATGACAGATCCTGCCGGGAATAATAGAGTGTTATGTGCTGGTGTAGATTTAAATCCAGCAATAGAAGCACAAGGTAAAGATGCGGTTGCCCTAGCTAGAGATTTACAAAAAGCATGTGTAAAAAATGGAGGAGAAAGTTCAATTTCTAAAAATATTAAGCGAGAACTTATTAGTGTAGCTAAAATTTTAAATATTAATTGGATTGAGCGTGGTGTAGAGAGTGATGCTAAAGTGATATGTTCTCGTGGTGCGGTTTGTCCTAGAAAACCTACCTGTTATAAATGA
- a CDS encoding aldolase/citrate lyase/malate synthase family protein, translating into MAITNINNESNTQHETPFMAEAVYAVEKMEAKQEEKQHQIKGLLDQLFPLTKGSHQDVTNYLLDYHHLVVFFKDGGCSGLRNPGKFVAFTGHRSSPDTILLKDNSGSHVEIIFGLHTPGKDSLVTIADVEIETCTTFSQDFSLAAMRHWISLIKRDSNSHIKAHQVDKEYTAKNGDEYQLNSCFSL; encoded by the coding sequence ATGGCGATTACCAATATAAACAATGAAAGTAACACACAACATGAAACTCCGTTTATGGCTGAAGCTGTTTATGCCGTCGAAAAAATGGAAGCAAAACAAGAAGAGAAGCAACATCAAATCAAAGGTCTTCTTGATCAGTTATTCCCATTAACAAAAGGCTCACATCAAGATGTTACTAACTACTTACTTGATTATCATCATTTAGTGGTTTTCTTTAAAGATGGAGGTTGCAGTGGATTACGCAATCCAGGGAAATTCGTTGCTTTCACAGGACACAGATCATCACCTGATACTATTTTATTAAAAGACAACAGTGGCAGTCATGTTGAAATTATTTTTGGTCTGCATACTCCAGGTAAAGATTCACTGGTTACTATAGCTGATGTAGAAATAGAAACATGCACAACGTTTAGTCAGGACTTTAGCTTAGCTGCTATGCGTCATTGGATTAGTTTAATAAAGCGTGATAGCAATTCACATATTAAAGCTCATCAAGTAGATAAAGAATATACAGCCAAGAATGGAGATGAATACCAACTAAACAGCTGCTTTAGTCTCTAA
- a CDS encoding diguanylate cyclase domain-containing protein has protein sequence MKAKLFFTKRISIITFICCCFFLVTWVIEELHQKQNNFLHNQISNKAKVELAKVRSDLESAIYSDIYYANSLATLLTVNPESTLEQWDPIAQELYRDSQYIRHLAIAPNDVVKYLYPLKGNERAIDLDLRSIPIQWITVQKARNNESIFIAGPVELFQGGKAFIARMPVFLDPPFNTQYWGSISIVLNIDALFYGTGVYQLKVKYPFAMRGKDSQGEFGELFLGKESVFDDPIAVEKVTLPYGSWQLAIQKQSLEMWYPWYRIQIVRLVGYAFFGLGVFALVIIFRLYVMAINSSLEDELTHLPNRRYFMYTLNTLFMKAKKKNKSFVLVNLDLNKFKRINDTYGHAAGDAVLKDVATRIVSLLRSNDVVARVGGDEFLILLPRVHKKDDIELIMEKIEMCISSSPVKFKEWEIRVETSIGYALYLEEMKSPDELLHQADQNMYLNKHNDQ, from the coding sequence ATGAAAGCAAAGTTATTTTTTACTAAAAGAATAAGTATCATTACGTTTATTTGTTGCTGTTTTTTTCTTGTCACCTGGGTGATAGAAGAATTGCATCAAAAACAAAATAACTTTCTTCATAATCAAATTAGTAATAAAGCAAAAGTGGAGCTAGCAAAAGTTCGCTCTGATCTTGAGAGTGCTATCTATTCTGATATTTACTATGCAAACAGTCTAGCTACACTGCTCACGGTTAATCCTGAATCAACGTTAGAACAATGGGATCCTATCGCTCAAGAACTTTATCGAGACTCTCAATATATACGTCATTTAGCGATCGCTCCAAATGATGTAGTTAAATATTTGTATCCTCTCAAAGGAAATGAGCGAGCGATTGATCTTGATTTAAGAAGCATACCAATACAGTGGATTACTGTTCAAAAAGCACGCAATAATGAGAGTATATTTATCGCAGGCCCTGTGGAGTTATTTCAAGGGGGAAAAGCGTTTATAGCTAGAATGCCTGTTTTTCTTGATCCTCCTTTTAATACACAATACTGGGGGTCTATTAGTATCGTTTTAAATATTGATGCTTTGTTTTATGGTACAGGTGTATATCAACTAAAGGTTAAATATCCTTTTGCGATGCGAGGTAAGGATAGCCAAGGAGAATTCGGCGAACTATTTCTTGGTAAAGAAAGTGTTTTTGATGACCCCATTGCGGTTGAAAAAGTAACTTTGCCTTATGGTAGTTGGCAATTAGCAATACAAAAACAATCTCTAGAAATGTGGTATCCATGGTATCGAATTCAAATTGTTAGATTGGTTGGTTATGCTTTTTTTGGTTTAGGTGTATTTGCGTTAGTGATCATTTTTAGATTGTATGTCATGGCCATTAATAGTTCGCTTGAAGATGAATTAACTCATTTACCTAATCGGCGTTATTTCATGTACACCTTAAATACGCTATTTATGAAAGCGAAAAAGAAAAATAAGTCATTTGTTTTGGTTAATTTGGATCTAAATAAATTTAAACGAATTAATGATACTTATGGTCATGCTGCAGGAGATGCAGTCTTGAAAGACGTTGCAACACGAATTGTTAGTTTATTAAGAAGTAATGATGTCGTTGCAAGAGTCGGGGGAGATGAGTTTTTAATATTGTTACCTAGAGTCCATAAAAAAGACGATATTGAGTTGATAATGGAAAAAATTGAAATGTGTATTTCATCATCACCAGTTAAGTTTAAAGAGTGGGAAATACGTGTGGAGACGAGTATTGGTTATGCTTTATATCTTGAAGAGATGAAAAGTCCTGATGAATTACTGCACCAAGCAGATCAAAATATGTATTTAAATAAACATAACGATCAATAA
- a CDS encoding MmcQ/YjbR family DNA-binding protein, producing the protein MCDKESKVTQNEYTDYLLAKPCCEDSFPFGPEAHVFKVFNKMFALIGCRHGQLSLTLKATPDDVTFLTEEFASIERGYHMNKKHWITITPSQEITASMIEAWIDNSYSLVTSKLTKIERSQLNN; encoded by the coding sequence ATGTGTGATAAGGAGAGCAAAGTGACACAAAATGAATATACTGATTATCTATTAGCGAAACCATGTTGCGAAGATTCCTTTCCGTTTGGCCCTGAGGCTCATGTTTTTAAGGTATTTAATAAAATGTTTGCTTTGATTGGATGTAGACATGGGCAATTGAGTCTTACTCTCAAAGCGACTCCTGATGATGTTACCTTCTTAACAGAAGAGTTTGCCTCAATTGAAAGGGGCTATCATATGAACAAAAAGCATTGGATTACTATCACACCTTCTCAAGAGATCACTGCAAGTATGATTGAGGCTTGGATTGATAACTCATACTCTCTTGTTACTTCAAAATTAACTAAAATAGAAAGAAGTCAGCTTAATAATTAG